The Takifugu rubripes chromosome 3, fTakRub1.2, whole genome shotgun sequence genome contains a region encoding:
- the LOC101072824 gene encoding neural cell adhesion molecule L1-like isoform X3: MCVSQRWWRSSRGLSAPGLPLLLLLSPLTFLITTPPLALGAIQIPKHLSQPPVLSEVPESITAFSPVDIHLPCKAKGNPPPTFHWMKDGVLIRSGLHLGTLKAEEEEPLQQFEGHYRCYASNDYGTAMTQSVQVIVEAQPVLPKQQQVHKESYEGESIILSCNPPESSTPPVIHWMDKLMVHISQSERVLVGLDGKLYFSNLLRNDSRTDYMCNAQYLAARTILTESVISLTVVPSNDVAQARKPHFFKHTGPHSSVLALRGHKVTLECIPKGLPTPKVEWKKKDGRLGETSGQLDKHNRWFHFESIGLNDDGEYECKAWNSHGFTTHSFTVTVEAAPYWVKKPASQLYSPGETVRLDCQAEGIPTPSITWSINGRNITEVEEEPRRSVSGGVLILRDVVFADTAVYQCEATNKHGSALLNTFLHVVELPPQILTSDGLLYRVTEGRNILMDCEVFGSPRPHITWEGEDRLPLLSDPRVSLMTNGTLVISEVDHDDAGVYSCSVKHNNNVSINAHLEVYNRTVIPAPPQNLRFLRGTNALLTCGFYTDPRLPPAQVVWRRDGHKLMGSETANKYSVFEDGTLKVSNIQFNDSAQYSCEVISLLDHVKAMGSITVVDRPDPPKYLSLAEVTDHNLTLNWTPGSAHNSPMIDFIVEFREEQHTEGKKWKWEEMKKVPADVQHVQLSLRPFCTYRFRVIAVNEVGRSDPSEPSDTYRTSPAVPDRNPTGVRSESADPDSLVITWDEMDKMYHNGHGFLYEVSWREARKRDARWNSAEVKSPPFLVQNTGTYTPFEIKVKAVNSLGSGPAPEPEIGHSGEDKPAEPPTGVKTTVINSTVTVKWDAAQDVRGLLLGYKIHILRLGPPTERHRRSLEKLHQEEDRDERSKRGKERRLVVVRETSAEVTGLRLFSLYELSVTAYNSKGEGPHSDPHRFSTPEGAPGPPASLRLQSPSETSVILYWAPPTEANGILLGYVIQHKQEGANSESLLQMISDPSVTHFELHHLDPNSYYIFKVIAYTAAGEGPPIQLRGATMLEGVPPSNVTIVTGTTSFNLSWVPEERNRNHGFHVEYLRKSPGADWERSEVVNSTQGFYSLTGLQPGTHYHLKIIHNNDTRWENFVQTVGPVPSEMPTGFAARGWLIGLISAILLLILILLILCLIKRSKGGKYAVKDKEEKDVDSEARPMKDETFGEYRSLESDGDEKRSDSQPSICGDSKLGSDDSLAEYGDSMDIQFNEDGSFIGQYSGRGPVPHGNESSGPTSPVNPVPPPPIAPSMSSILNRPS; this comes from the exons ATGTGTGTGTCACAGCGCTGGTGGAGAAGCTCTAGGGGGCTGTCTGCCCctggcctccccctcctcctcctcctctcccccctcaccttcctcatcacAACACCTCCTCTTGCTCTGGGAGCCATCCAAATCCCCAAACACT tgtCCCAGCCTCCGGTGCTCTCTGAGGTGCCCGAGTCCATCACAGCCTTTTCTCCAGTGGACATCCATCTGCCCTGCAAGGCCAAGGGTAACCCCCCACCCAC GTTCCACTGGATGAAAGACGGAGTGCTGATACGGTCGGGTCTTCATTTGGGGACGCTgaaggctgaggaagaggagcctctgcagcagtttgaagGCCACTATCGCTGTTACGCCTCCAACGACTACGGCACTGCCATGACGCAGAGTGTGCAGGTCATCGTAGAGG CTCAGCCGGTGCtccccaaacagcagcaggtccaTAAGGAGTCTTACGAGGGAGAGAGCATCATCTTGTCCTGCAACCCTCCAGAAAGTTCCACTCCTCCAGTCATCCACTGGATGGACAAAT TGATGGTGCACATCAGCCAGAGCGAGAGGGTGCTGGTCGGTCTGGACGGGAAACTCTACTTCTCCAACCTCCTGAGGAACGACAGCAGGACGGACTACATGTGCAACGCTCAGTACTTGGCTGCCAGGACCATCCTGACCGAGAGTGTCATCTCGTTGACGGTGGTGCCCA gTAATGACGTGGCTCAAGCTAGAAAACCTCACTTCTTCAAACACACTGGTCCCCACAGCTCTGTGCTGGCCCTCAGGGGCCACAAGGTCACCCTGGAGTGTATACCTAAAGGCCT ACCCACACCCAAGGTGGAGTGGAAGAAGAAGGATGGGAGACTGGGGGAGACCAGCGGACAGCTGGACAAGCACAACCGCTGGTTCCACTTCGAGAGCATCGGCCTGAACGATGACGGCGAGTACGAGTGCAAGGCGTGGAACAGCCATGGCTTCACCACGCACTCCTTCACCGTGACTGTGGAAG CGGCCCCCTACTGGGTCAAGAAGCCGGCCAGTCAGCTGTACTCCCCTGGAGAAACTGTCCGCCTGGACTGTCAGGCTGAAGGCATCCCTACGCCGTCCATCACCTGGAGCATCAACGGTCGGAACATCACAG aggtggaggaagagcctCGGCGCAGCGTGTCTGGTGGCGTGCTCATCCTGAGGGATGTGGTGTTTGCTGACACGGCGGTTTATCAGTGCGaggcaacaaacaaacatggctCCGCCCTCCTCAACACCTTCCTCCATGTGGTCG aactgCCCCCTCAGATTCTGACCTCTGACGGGCTGCTGTACAGAGTCACAGAGGGAAGGAACATCTTGATGGACTGTGAAGTCTTCGGCTCCCCACGACCACACATTACATG ggagGGTGAGGACAGACTCCCGTTGCTCTCGGACCCTCGTGTCTCTCTGATGACTAACGGGACACTGGTGATATCTGAGGTCGACCACGATGACGCCGGAGTTTACAGCTGCTCTgtgaaacacaacaacaacgTCTCCATCAACGCTCACCTGGAAGTCTACA ACCGGACGGTCATACCGGCGCCCCCTCAGAACCTCCGATTCCTCCGAGGGACCAACGCCCTGCTGACCTGTGGATTCTACACGGACCCTCGGCTGCCTCCGGCCCAGGTCGTCTGGAGGAGAGATGGACACAAACTGATGGGATCTGAAACGGCCAACAA GTACTCTGTCTTCGAGGACGGCACCTTGAAAGTGTCCAACATCCAGTTCAACGACAGTGCTCAGTATTCCTGTGAGGTCATCTCCCTCCTGGACCACGTCAAAGCCATGGGGTCCATCACCGTCGTGG ACCGACCGGACCCTCCCAAATATCTGTCTTTGGCTGAAGTTACGGACCACAACCTGACCCTCAACTGGACCCCAGGTTCCGCCCACAACAGCCCGATGATCG ATTTCATTGTGGAATTCCGTGAGGAGCAGcacacagaggggaagaagtGGAAgtgggaggagatgaagaaagtGCCGGCCGACGTGCAACACGTGCAGCTCAGCCTGCGCCCTTTCTGCACGTACCGCTTCCGGGTCATCGCCGTCAACGAGGTGGGCCGCAGTGACCCCAGCGAGCCCTCGGACACCTACAGAACCTCACCAGCCG tccctgaTCGGAACCCCACGGGTGTCCGCAGCGAGTCCGCAGACCCAGACAGTCTGGTCATCACCTGGGAT GAGATGGACAAGATGTACCACAACGGCCACGGCTTCCTCTACGAGGTGTCATGGCGGGAGGCCAGGAAGAGGGACGCGCGCTGGAACTCCGCCGAAGTGAAGTCTCCTCCGTTTTTAGTCCAAAACACTGGAACATACACCCCATTTGAGATTAAAGTCAAGGCTGTCAACTCCCTGGGATCCGGACCGGCACCAGAACCCGAGATTGGACACTCGGGGGAGGACA AACCCGCTGAGCCTCCGACTGGAGTTAAAACAACTGTGATCAACAGCACGGTCACGGTCAAATGGGACGCAGCCCAGGACGTCCGCGGTCTGCTGCTGGGTTACAAG ATCCACATCTTGAGGCTCGGTCCACCCACCGAGCGCCACCGGAGGTCCCTGGAGAAGCTGcaccaggaggaggacagagacgagCGTTCCAAGCGAGGGAAGGAGCGCCGCTTGGTGGTGGTCAGAGAGACCTCAGCGGAGGTGACGGGACTGAGGCTGTTCTCCCTTTATGAGCTGTCCGTCACCGCCTACAACAGCAAAGGAGAGGGGCCTCATTCAGACCCGCATCGCTTCAGCACTCCAGAGGGAG ctcctgGCCCTCCTGCATCGCTCAGATTGCAGAGTCCATCAGAGACTTCAGTGATCCTCTACTGGGCTCCTCCCACCGAAGCCAACGGTATCCTGCTGGGATATGTGATCCAGCACAAACAAG aggGGGCCAACAGCGAGAGTCTGCTGCAGATGATCAGCGACCCCAGCGTCACCCACTTTGAGCTGCACCACCTGGACCCCAACAGCTACTACATCTTCAAGGTGATCGCCTACACTGCCGCCGGGGAGGGCCCACCCATCCAACTCAGGGGCGCCACCATGCTGGAAGGAG TTCCTCCATCAAATGTCACCATAGTTACTGGAACCACCTCCTTTAATCTCAGCTGGGTGCCCGAAGAGCGAAACAGGAACCACGGATTCCACGTTGAGTACCTGAGGAAGAGCC ctgggGCTGACTGGGAGAGGTCAGAAGTTGTGAATTCCACACAAGGCTTCTACTCGCTGACGGGCCTCCAGCCAGGAACTCACTACCACCTGAAGATCATCCACAACAACGACACTCGCTGGGAGAACTTTGTCCAGACTGTGGGCCCAG TACCGTCAGAGATGCCCACTGGTTTCGCTGCGCGCGGTTGGCTGATTGGACTCATCAGCGccatcctgctgctgatcctcaTATTGCTCATCCTCTGTCTCATCAAACGCAGCAAAGGAGGCAAATATGCAG TGAAGGACAAAGAAGAGAAGGACGTGGACTCTGAAGCTCGGCCAATGAAGGACGAAACCTTTGGAGAGTACAG ATCTCTGGAGAG CGACGGGGACGAGAAACGCTCGGACAGCCAGCCGTCCATCTGTGGGGACAGCAAGCTGGGCAGCGACGACTCGCTGGCCGAGTACGGCGACAGCATGGACATCCAGTTCAACGAAGACGGGTCCTTCATCGGCCAGTACAGCGGCCGGGGGCCTGTTCCCCATGGCAACGAGAGCTCTGGACCCACCTCACCCGTCAACcctgtccccccaccccccattgcCCCGTCCATGTCCAGCATCCTCAACCGGCCCAGCTAG